In Plasmodium chabaudi chabaudi strain AS genome assembly, chromosome: 9, the following proteins share a genomic window:
- a CDS encoding coiled-coil domain-containing protein 124, putative, which produces MPQWGAGNSRAIESRMRKKMEKDRKQKELEEKRLDEYWKDDDKKVQAKIQRKIEAENKKQQKLDRKKELRELYGEEEKALKTNKESKSANTKITQAQILQRLIEEKKKEMKDEKKKTGNVNVHEMELEDNINHIIRDEMNNYDECINATGIDNIISSLGNVSFEKTKKVKAAYKKYEEENLPLVKEEYKNLKLSQYKQILWKKFKKSADNPMNQKD; this is translated from the exons ATGCCGCAATGGGGTGCTGGTAATTCAAGAGCTATCGAATCAAGGATGAGGaagaaaatggaaaaagaTCGAAAGCAGAAAGAATTGGAAGAAAAACGATTAGATGAATATTGGAAAGACgatgataaaaaagttCAAGCAAAAATTCAAAGAAAA ATCGAAgctgaaaataaaaaacaacaaaAGTTGGACAGGAAAAAGGAACTGAGAGAATTGTATGGCGAAGAAGAAAAAGCATTAAAGACAAACAAAGAGAGT AAATCCgcaaatacaaaaataacgCAAGCTCAGATTTTGCAGAGATTGATAGAAGAGaagaaaaaggaaatgaaggacgaaaagaaaaagacg GGAAACGTAAATGTTCATGAAATGGAATTGGAAGATAATATCAATCATATTATTAGGGACGAAATGAATAATTACGATGAATGCATAAatg cTACTGGAATTGATAATATCATTAGCTCTTTGGGAAATGTGTCGTTtgaaaaaacgaaaaaggTGAAAGCG gcttataaaaaatatgaagaagAGAATTTACCACTTGTAAAGGAGGAGTACAAAAACTTGAAGTTATCACAGTATAAGCAGATATTATGGAAAAAG ttCAAAAAATCAGCTGATAACCCAATGAATCAAAAggattaa
- a CDS encoding prohibitin 1, putative, with the protein MERILSSIGRLSVFAGGLSLIPYTFVYDVDGGERCVMFNRFGGVSEKTYGEGSHFYFPWFQTPYIYDIKMKPKVINTTTGTKDLQIVTLSLRLLFRPHTKHLPYLHSTLGPDYDERVLPSIGNEVLKAVVARYNAESLLTQRDTISKEIRESITARAKQFNIVLDDVAITHLSYGKEFAKAIEDKQVAQQESERVKFIVAKTEQEKIAAVIKAEGEAEAAKLISTAVKQYGNSLLEIRKLEAAKEIAENLSKSKNVTYFPSTSNILLNPKNL; encoded by the coding sequence ATGGAAAGAATTTTATCATCAATAGGGCGACTAAGTGTATTTGCAGGTGGGTTGAGTTTAATTCCATACACATTTGTATATGATGTTGATGGAGGGGAAAGATGTGTAATGTTCAATAGATTTGGAGGTGTCAGTGAAAAAACATATGGAGAGGGAagtcatttttattttccatgGTTTCAAActccatatatatatgatataaaaatgaaacctAAAGTAATAAATACAACAACAGGTACTAAAGATTTACAAATAGTTACATTAAGTTTAAGGCTATTATTTAGACCGCATACAAAACATTTGCCATATTTACATAGTACTTTAGGACCAGATTATGATGAGCGTGTATTACCATCGATTGGTAATGAAGTATTAAAAGCTGTTGTGGCTAGATATAATGCTGAATCTTTATTAACACAAAGAGATACGATTTCTAAAGAAATAAGAGAAAGCATTACAGCAAGAGCCAAACAGTTTAATATCGTTTTAGATGATGTAGCTATTACACATTTGAGTTATGGTAAAGAATTTGCTAAAGCTATTGAAGATAAACAAGTAGCACAACAAGAAAGTGAACGAGTTAAATTTATTGTTGCAAAAACGGAGCAAGAAAAAATTGCTGCTGTTATTAAAGCAGAAGGAGAAGCAGAAGCTGCAAAATTAATTTCTACAGCTGTAAAACAATATGGTAATAGTTTATTAGAAATAAGAAAATTAGAAGCAGCTAAAGAAATAGCAGAAAATTTAAGTAAGTCTAAAAATGTTACTTATTTTCCATCAacatcaaatatattattaaatccTAAAAATCTTTAA
- a CDS encoding U6 snRNA-associated Sm-like protein LSm8, putative translates to MASINIESYIENEILVITKDGRIFTGKLKGFDQTTNIILGNCYERIYKESLEKISLGIYIIRGDNVTLIGEIDEEVDRNILQNKIKPEMLKPIIY, encoded by the exons atggcttctataaatattgaatcatatatagaaa atgAAATATTAGTCATTACTAAAGATGGTAGAATATTTACaggaaaattaaaagggTTTGATCAAacaacaaatataatactaGGAAATTGTTATGAAAGGATATACAAAGAATctttggaaaaaataagcttaggaatatatattataagagGAGATAATGT aaCACTAATAGGGGAAATAGACGAAGAGGTGGATAGAAACATccttcaaaataaaattaaaccCGAAATGCTCAAACCA ataaTATACTAG
- a CDS encoding prolyl 4-hydroxylase subunit alpha, putative — protein sequence MIEKNKMNIEQTGSNKFSFGEKNEDNLTIQKTKNIFNPINQTKIIENVEKNRFGIKLYDNNLEHNDNIETIIKKVINEKNIYFYKKYPSYLLYLSDEIDEENGQNANNLNDNYKIQDNKKIFFKIQIIPNNMAIIYNIVPKNVIEKILSMCENKYKKSKTSIGYSNDKQENYKLTNSINRTSSTVFLYTIRNKSMIQETHIDNDSTIIYTKDQSIIELENTICDLVKIPLCYLEPLAIVKYEQNNYFNLHHDGSFRRATLLIYLNDVNKDGETTFPYYNLSIKPIQGSGIFWYNIIPIEDDYAIHYCTNRIKQFYQNLKKNTHLQPNSHITTKKDTTLNQEDPQAMHYNKSSTSTDTTINSHCNFNDNTQDTCSPLYSNNLSDHNNFSINGTKDLIQFLKNKSNLQKFSIDLVNDEFGYMYITDMTMLHQANKVTNEYKYVINCFFNINVVRNV from the coding sequence atgatagagaaaaataaaatgaatatagaACAAACAGGTAGCAATAAATTCTCCTTTGGAGAGAAAAATGAAGACAACCTTACCAttcaaaaaacaaaaaacatttttaatccCATAAATCAAACTAAAATAATTGAGaatgttgaaaaaaatagatttggaataaaattatacgATAACAATCTTGAacataatgataatattgaaactataataaaaaaggtaattaatgaaaaaaatatttacttttacaaaaaatatccaTCCTATCTTTTGTACTTAAGTGATGAAATTGATGAGGAAAATGGACAGAATGCAAATAATCTAAATgacaattataaaattcaagataataaaaaaatattttttaaaattcaaattatCCCTAACAATATGGCAATTATTTACAACATTGTcccaaaaaatgtaatagaaaaaattttatctatgtgtgaaaataaatataaaaaaagtaaaacaTCAATTGGTTATTCAAATGATAAacaagaaaattataaattaacaaattCAATAAATAGAACTAGTTCAACTGTATTCTTATATACCATTCGAAATAAATCAATGATCCAAGAAACACATATCGATAATGATTCtactataatatatacaaaagaTCAAAGTATAATAGAATTAGAAAATACTATATGTGATCTTGTTAAAATACCTTTATGTTATTTAGAACCATTAGCTATAgttaaatatgaacaaaataattattttaatttacatCATGATGGCTCATTTCGACGAGCTAcacttttaatttatttaaatgatgtAAATAAAGATGGCGAAACTACATTCccttattataatttatcaatTAAACCTATTCAAGGCTCGGGAATATTTtggtataatattataccTATAGAAGATGATTACGCAATTCATTATTGTACTAATagaataaaacaattttatcaaaatttgaaaaaaaacacacaTTTACAACCCAATAGTCATATCACTACTAAAAAAGACACAACCCTAAACCAGGAAGATCCTCAAGCTATGCATTACAACAAAAGTTCAACCAGTACTGATACGACAATTAACAGCCATTGCAATTTTAATGATAACACACAAGATACATGCTCCCCTCTATATTCAAACAATTTGTCtgatcataataatttttctattaatGGAACAAAAGATTTaattcaatttttaaagaataaatcaaatttacaaaaattttcaattgATCTTGTAAATGATGAATTTGGTTATATGTACATTACAGACATGACTATGTTACATCAAGCCAATAAAGTAACAAacgaatataaatatgttatcaattgttttttcaatattaatGTAGTTAGAAATGTTTAA